A window of Diabrotica virgifera virgifera chromosome 9, PGI_DIABVI_V3a contains these coding sequences:
- the LOC126891940 gene encoding uncharacterized protein LOC126891940 — translation MALLNENKTYTESVQNDILTDNNSPIFPLEIYDIYNANIAEAFSNDIIFFEEPPDVAVEEEIFCHDLTSCFNLAADNGLGAGISSDQNKENTSNQINTDVEPNIDSDYELESTIIRYPLLFSNYLLLSISS, via the coding sequence ATGGccttactaaatgaaaataaaacatataccgaATCAGTACAAAATGATATACTGACTGACAATAACTCCCCTATATTTCCCTTAGAGatttatgacatttataatgccaacattgcagaagcttttagcaatgacattatcttctttgaggaaccaccagacgttgcagtagaagaagaaatattctgtcacgatctcacatcatgtttcaacttagcagcagataatggtttgggtgccggtataagtagtgatcaaaataaggaaaatacaagcaatcaaatcaatacggatgttgaaccaaatattgacagtgaTTATGAACTAGAATCCACTATTATTAGATATCCGCTTCTATTCTCGaattatttacttttaagtatttcatcctag
- the LOC126891939 gene encoding mediator of RNA polymerase II transcription subunit 18: MSAPGNAMDSLSAALKCNIIPNQEYLLQGTVLDQYVEVLLHRLRGLCDNVDSGPETFHDHELCFSLKINTGAPTSPMSVSVFSLRVRRALDVNDTPFQLRYIGQQELGDKSRPTVVRSSIDMACSSTIVDFLTELGCRLDFEYIARGYMFRKGRMKITVSKIFKMGGNKPGEGVEPISQSYLVELSVLAPSGQDAIGEDMRIFAEQLRPLVQLEKMDYKRLGNMM; the protein is encoded by the coding sequence ATGTCTGCTCCGGGAAATGCTATGGATTCATTAAGTGCGGCTCTTAAGTGTAATATAATTCCAAATCAGGAGTACCTGCTTCAGGGAACTGTGTTAGATCAATACGTGGAAGTGTTATTGCATCGTTTAAGAGGACTATGTGATAATGTGGACAGTGGCCCTGAAACTTTTCACGACCACGAACTATgcttttcattaaaaataaatactgGAGCTCCTACTAGCCCAATGTCTGTATCAGTGTTTTCCTTAAGGGTGCGAAGAGCTTTAGATGTCAATGATACTCCATTTCAGCTAAGATATATCGGTCAGCAGGAACTGGGAGACAAAAGTCGACCTACAGTAGTGCGCTCTAGTATAGACATGGCCTGCAGTTCGACAATTGTAGATTTCTTAACGGAATTAGGTTGTAGACTAGATTTTGAATACATTGCGAGAGGTTACATGTTTCGAAAAGGTAGAATGAAGATAACAGTgtcaaagatatttaaaatggGAGGCAACAAACCAGGTGAAGGAGTTGAGCCTATTTCTCAAAGTTACTTGGTGGAATTGTCTGTTCTGGCTCCCTCTGGGCAAGATGCTATTGGTGAAGACATGAGAATTTTTGCGGAACAATTGAGACCTTTGGTTCAGTTAGAGAAAATGGACTATAAAAGACTAGGGAATATGATGTga